From a region of the Synechococcus sp. PCC 7502 genome:
- a CDS encoding AarF/ABC1/UbiB kinase family protein, with amino-acid sequence MSAALPSLTTNDPVSQPMPRFFVSTSDSSDYRWSRDNYSPLARSIDIWRTMLTLVLYSWLDARAWSYVGGKTPEKVQKRRRSRAIWLRESMLQLGPTFIKVGQLFSTRADLFPAEYVEELSKLQDRVPAFSYEIAQQITETDLGKSLDQMYQYFDPVPIAAASLGQVHKARLHSGEEVVVKVQRPGLLKLFAIDLGILKQIAQYYQNHPKHGKNRDWLGIYDECQRILYQEADYLNEGRNADTFRRNFRSSDRILVPKVYWRYTSKRILTLEYLPGIKISDYSSLEAAGIDRKILAKLGAESYLRQLLNDGFFHADPHPGNLAVNTDGSLIFYDFGMMGQIQPITKTKLVNVFFGIAQKDAELVIASLIDLGALEISGDIDPVRRSVQYMLDNFMGKPMASQSITAISDDLFEVAYAQPFRFPATFTFVLRALSTLEGLGKGLDPDFNFMEVAKPFATDLMGNNNGFASSLLGELGKQAAQVGNTAFNLPRRMEETIVKIERGDIKLRVRSQETDRLLRRLNGVGTSGIYAMIGVGLSLVATILFVTDWYWLAAIALILGSICIITSLRMLARMDRMEKMF; translated from the coding sequence GTGTCTGCTGCCCTTCCATCTCTAACAACCAATGATCCAGTCTCTCAGCCTATGCCGAGATTTTTTGTAAGCACCTCTGATTCCTCTGATTATCGATGGAGTCGGGATAATTACTCACCCCTCGCCCGCAGCATAGATATATGGCGCACTATGCTGACCTTAGTTTTATACTCTTGGTTAGATGCTAGAGCTTGGAGCTATGTAGGCGGTAAAACTCCCGAAAAAGTGCAGAAGCGTCGCCGTAGTCGGGCAATTTGGCTTAGAGAATCAATGCTACAGCTAGGTCCAACTTTTATTAAGGTGGGGCAGTTATTTTCTACCCGTGCTGATTTGTTTCCCGCCGAGTATGTCGAAGAATTATCAAAACTCCAAGATCGGGTGCCTGCCTTTAGTTATGAAATAGCCCAACAAATTACCGAGACAGATTTAGGTAAAAGCCTAGATCAAATGTACCAATATTTTGATCCCGTCCCGATCGCCGCTGCCAGTTTAGGACAGGTACACAAAGCCAGATTACACTCAGGCGAAGAAGTTGTAGTCAAAGTGCAACGCCCGGGCTTACTTAAGCTTTTTGCCATAGACCTAGGCATTCTCAAACAAATCGCTCAATACTATCAAAATCACCCTAAACATGGTAAAAATAGAGATTGGCTAGGCATTTATGATGAATGTCAGCGAATTCTATACCAAGAGGCAGATTATCTCAATGAAGGACGTAATGCTGATACCTTTCGGCGTAATTTCCGTAGTAGCGATCGCATTCTTGTCCCTAAAGTCTATTGGCGTTATACCTCTAAGCGCATTCTTACTTTAGAATATCTACCCGGAATAAAGATTAGTGATTATAGTTCCTTAGAAGCCGCAGGCATAGACCGAAAAATCTTAGCAAAACTAGGGGCAGAATCCTATCTACGGCAGTTATTAAATGATGGATTTTTCCACGCCGATCCCCACCCTGGTAATCTTGCGGTCAATACCGATGGCTCCTTAATTTTCTATGATTTTGGCATGATGGGACAAATTCAACCCATTACGAAAACTAAATTAGTCAATGTTTTTTTTGGGATTGCCCAGAAGGATGCGGAACTAGTAATTGCATCCCTAATAGATTTAGGTGCTTTAGAGATTTCAGGGGATATTGATCCTGTGCGCCGTTCGGTACAATATATGTTAGATAACTTCATGGGTAAGCCGATGGCATCTCAATCGATCACCGCCATTAGTGATGATTTGTTTGAAGTTGCCTACGCTCAACCCTTTCGGTTTCCTGCCACATTTACCTTTGTGTTACGGGCTTTATCAACCCTAGAAGGATTGGGAAAAGGACTTGATCCAGATTTTAACTTTATGGAGGTGGCAAAACCCTTTGCTACGGATTTAATGGGAAATAATAATGGTTTTGCTTCAAGTTTATTGGGTGAGTTAGGAAAACAAGCGGCACAGGTGGGAAATACTGCCTTTAATCTGCCTCGGCGGATGGAAGAAACGATTGTCAAAATTGAGCGCGGTGATATTAAGCTTAGAGTGCGATCGCAGGAAACTGATCGGCTATTAAGACGCTTGAATGGAGTTGGTACTAGTGGAATTTATGCCATGATTGGCGTGGGTTTATCCCTAGTGGCAACAATTTTATTTGTAACAGATTGGTATTGGTTAGCGGCGATCGCTTTAATTCTAGGAAGTATCTGTATAATTACTAGCTTAAGGATGCTGGCACGCATGGATCGAATGGAAAAAATGTTTTAG
- a CDS encoding PP2C family serine/threonine-protein phosphatase, with product MKLVFAGNTDVGCVRSANQDSFWIDPEGRFFVVADGMGGHAGGEEASRIAVDVIKTYLETKWDEDLAPQELLQSAINLANDAILKDQDSHPVRRDMGTTVVVLVFRDNEPWYCHIGDSRLYRLRGAKLEQISADHTWIAKAIETGTVDAEEARSHPWRHMLIQCLGREDIDRIKAAKVDFQPGDRFLICSDGLTEELSNERIANQLKTIRSCEQATTALINAAKTKGGRDNITVVIVANDLQNQEAIDEAEVSVE from the coding sequence ATGAAACTAGTATTTGCTGGAAATACCGATGTGGGCTGTGTGAGATCAGCAAATCAAGACTCTTTCTGGATTGATCCTGAGGGACGTTTTTTTGTTGTTGCCGATGGGATGGGTGGTCATGCTGGCGGCGAAGAAGCTAGTCGGATTGCGGTTGATGTCATTAAAACTTACCTAGAGACAAAGTGGGACGAAGACCTTGCTCCCCAAGAACTTTTACAGTCAGCGATTAATCTTGCCAATGATGCCATCTTAAAGGATCAGGACTCCCATCCCGTACGGCGTGATATGGGGACAACGGTGGTAGTGCTGGTATTTAGGGATAATGAACCTTGGTATTGTCACATCGGCGATTCCCGTTTGTATCGGTTGCGGGGTGCAAAGTTAGAGCAAATTAGTGCCGATCATACTTGGATTGCTAAGGCAATTGAAACAGGGACAGTAGATGCGGAAGAGGCGAGGTCTCACCCTTGGCGACACATGCTCATCCAGTGCTTAGGTAGAGAGGATATTGACAGGATTAAAGCTGCTAAAGTGGACTTCCAGCCCGGCGATCGCTTCTTAATTTGTAGTGATGGTTTAACCGAAGAATTGAGTAACGAGCGGATTGCTAACCAACTTAAAACTATTCGCTCCTGTGAACAGGCAACCACTGCCCTGATTAATGCAGCAAAAACTAAAGGTGGTAGAGATAATATTACTGTGGTAATTGTTGCTAACGATTTACAGAACCAAGAAGCTATAGACGAAGCAGAAGTAAGTGTAGAGTAG
- the pgeF gene encoding peptidoglycan editing factor PgeF translates to MTKDQAKEHRWFWHNGFLSCDLLSQWHHGFFTRDYAPQTPQALHKYFGDFGASRAYHAKQVHGDRIVNTSDFSGDYLPEADGVFTSDPNTSVWACSADCVPILIGDRSLGTVAAIHSGWRGTAKGILGKAIAKFIESGSDLSNLVTALGPAISGTSYQVQTDVADQVLTTIKNPVGVFPDATLGHCRLDLRLVQQQQLLELGLTISQIAIAPYCTFQTPEHFFSYRRNCLENSIKSSPQIHPQIQWSGIASVERSN, encoded by the coding sequence ATGACCAAGGATCAAGCAAAGGAACATAGATGGTTCTGGCATAATGGGTTCTTAAGTTGTGATCTGCTTTCCCAATGGCATCATGGCTTTTTTACTAGGGATTATGCGCCTCAGACTCCACAGGCTTTACATAAATATTTTGGAGATTTTGGAGCTTCAAGGGCATATCACGCGAAACAGGTTCATGGCGATCGCATTGTTAATACTTCAGACTTTAGTGGTGATTATTTACCCGAGGCAGATGGTGTATTTACCTCCGATCCCAATACTTCCGTTTGGGCTTGTTCTGCTGATTGTGTACCGATCTTAATTGGCGATCGCTCATTAGGTACTGTAGCGGCAATTCATAGTGGTTGGCGGGGAACTGCTAAGGGAATTTTAGGTAAGGCGATCGCAAAATTTATAGAAAGTGGTAGTGATCTCTCGAATTTAGTCACTGCCCTTGGTCCTGCCATTTCAGGTACATCCTATCAAGTCCAAACCGATGTTGCTGATCAGGTTTTAACCACAATTAAAAACCCAGTGGGAGTATTCCCAGATGCTACCTTAGGGCATTGTCGGCTCGATTTGCGTTTAGTCCAACAGCAACAATTACTAGAGCTAGGTTTAACTATTTCCCAAATTGCGATCGCCCCCTACTGCACATTTCAAACCCCTGAACATTTTTTTTCCTATCGCCGTAACTGTTTAGAAAATTCGATAAAATCAAGTCCGCAAATTCACCCGCAAATTCAATGGTCGGGAATTGCATCGGTTGAACGCAGCAATTAG
- the eis gene encoding enhanced intracellular survival protein Eis, with amino-acid sequence MQIRKIKDSEREEILLGDRYAYGNWQEQSVNPSSSDNILDTIIPNQTLGCFIQGKIVAALRIHRFQQSLRGVIKEMGGIGGVWTYPEYRNQGCVKELIHVAFRLMQAQGQGLSMLIPFRQSFYQKFGYVTANSNLEVRVPIASIISDFTDNFSTWEYERVSAPSVQTELLEFLKHTTLNHGEVIPSYWQQAQWQDVTKDRQCVLVKQQGKILAVGIYRINSTIIERKIYLDHYFYTDIESRIRLFSFFAKHRDQINDLYLDVPFGTNFQQWFGDVMSGYEITIKTPPYMVRVIDLVAAIHNLPVHDHGAINIQIDDSPQDWHSHVFSIEAVNYLLNVKPSSLVKPEFKFTIQGISALVYGTMSLAELEYRNWLEVVNHDKRSLLESWFPPLALYNTWKF; translated from the coding sequence ATGCAAATTAGAAAGATTAAGGACTCAGAACGGGAAGAAATTTTACTGGGCGATCGCTATGCTTACGGTAATTGGCAAGAGCAGTCAGTTAATCCATCTAGTTCAGATAATATTTTAGATACCATAATTCCCAATCAAACCCTAGGGTGTTTTATTCAAGGCAAAATAGTCGCAGCGTTAAGGATTCATCGGTTTCAGCAATCCCTGCGGGGGGTAATCAAAGAGATGGGAGGAATCGGCGGTGTATGGACCTATCCCGAATATCGCAATCAGGGTTGTGTGAAGGAACTAATCCATGTCGCCTTTAGGTTAATGCAAGCCCAAGGACAGGGATTAAGTATGCTAATTCCTTTCAGGCAAAGCTTTTATCAGAAATTTGGCTATGTTACAGCTAATTCTAATCTTGAAGTTAGGGTACCAATTGCTAGCATTATTTCCGACTTCACGGATAATTTTTCGACTTGGGAATACGAACGGGTGTCTGCTCCTAGTGTCCAAACTGAATTATTAGAATTCCTAAAACATACAACTCTCAATCATGGTGAGGTCATTCCCAGTTATTGGCAACAAGCGCAATGGCAGGATGTAACTAAAGATCGGCAATGTGTACTTGTGAAGCAGCAGGGAAAAATTCTAGCTGTCGGCATATACAGGATTAACTCGACAATTATCGAACGTAAAATTTATCTAGATCATTATTTTTATACGGATATTGAATCTCGAATTAGGCTATTTAGTTTTTTTGCGAAACATCGAGATCAGATTAATGATCTTTACTTAGATGTACCGTTTGGGACTAACTTCCAGCAATGGTTTGGTGATGTGATGTCAGGATACGAAATTACTATTAAAACTCCGCCTTATATGGTTAGAGTGATTGATCTGGTGGCAGCAATTCATAATTTACCCGTTCATGATCATGGCGCAATTAATATCCAAATTGATGATTCTCCCCAGGATTGGCATAGTCATGTTTTTTCCATAGAAGCCGTTAATTATCTGCTTAACGTTAAGCCCAGTTCTCTAGTGAAGCCCGAATTTAAATTCACAATTCAAGGTATCTCCGCCTTAGTTTACGGCACCATGTCCTTAGCAGAACTTGAGTATAGAAATTGGTTAGAAGTAGTTAATCATGACAAGCGATCGCTTTTGGAAAGTTGGTTTCCACCTTTAGCTCTATACAACACATGGAAATTTTAG
- a CDS encoding ABC transporter ATP-binding protein, with protein MTSVQDDLTIRPIPTPTPLVIQLDQVYKIYGMGDTEVVALAGVSLEIQQGEYCAIMGASGSGKSTAMNIIGCLDRPTSGSYYLDGQNVAELAESQLAKIRNLKIGFVFQQFHLLPQLSAMENVMLPMAYAGIKGSERSDRAATALKRMGLGHRLNNRPNQLSGGQQQRVAIARAIVNEPVLLLADEPTGALDSKTTEEVINIFSELNASGITVVMVTHEPDVARHSKRVIWFKDGQVIHSKLDPADLHQSLN; from the coding sequence ATGACCTCAGTTCAAGATGACCTAACCATTAGACCGATTCCAACTCCGACTCCTTTAGTAATTCAACTAGATCAAGTTTATAAAATCTATGGCATGGGTGATACAGAGGTAGTGGCACTGGCGGGAGTCAGCCTAGAAATTCAGCAGGGTGAATATTGCGCCATTATGGGAGCATCGGGATCAGGGAAATCTACGGCGATGAATATCATTGGCTGCTTAGATCGTCCGACTTCAGGTAGCTATTATTTGGATGGGCAGAATGTGGCAGAATTGGCTGAGTCTCAACTGGCAAAAATTCGTAATCTCAAAATTGGCTTTGTGTTTCAGCAGTTTCATCTTTTACCTCAGCTTAGTGCGATGGAAAATGTGATGCTTCCCATGGCTTATGCAGGAATTAAGGGGAGTGAACGGAGTGATCGGGCAGCAACAGCCTTAAAACGCATGGGTTTAGGACATAGACTTAATAACAGACCTAATCAATTATCGGGGGGACAACAACAACGGGTAGCGATCGCCCGTGCCATTGTGAATGAACCTGTACTTTTACTTGCCGATGAACCCACAGGTGCGCTTGACTCCAAAACCACAGAAGAAGTCATCAATATTTTTAGTGAATTAAATGCCAGTGGAATTACGGTAGTTATGGTCACCCATGAACCAGATGTGGCTCGCCATAGTAAACGGGTAATTTGGTTTAAGGATGGTCAGGTGATCCATAGCAAACTCGATCCTGCGGATTTACATCAATCTCTAAATTAA
- a CDS encoding FIST N-terminal domain-containing protein, translated as MKWVSGISTKVSLEAAVTEVVQKVLEGLAGRSPDFGVVFISNAFASEYPRLMPLLAEQITIKHLIGCSGGGIVGDGQELEDIAALSLMIGHIPNAGIKTFHIMDEQLPDLDSAPDRWQELIGVSAYEEEPNFVILADPFSFAVSDFLRGLDFAYPQAVKVGGMASSGGIGANALFCSSGDGKYGIYRSGSVGAAIWGSIVIDAVVSQGCRPIGKPLQISECDRNIIISLEDQSPLVALQNIVNDLSASDRDLAQNSLFVGVVMNEFKPILEQGDFLIRNIIGVDPRSGAIAVADRMRPGQRIQLHLRDRQASAADLEDALIRYQTEHEQGSICAALMFACVGRGEKLYGKSGFDSNLLRQYVGNIPISGFFCGGEIGPVGGTTFVHGYTSSFGIFRDKS; from the coding sequence ATGAAATGGGTTAGTGGCATTTCGACTAAGGTTTCCTTAGAAGCAGCAGTAACAGAAGTAGTCCAAAAAGTCCTAGAAGGTTTGGCGGGGCGATCGCCAGATTTTGGTGTGGTCTTTATTTCTAACGCCTTTGCCAGTGAGTATCCTCGGTTGATGCCTTTATTAGCAGAACAAATCACGATTAAGCACTTAATTGGTTGTTCAGGTGGTGGGATCGTCGGAGATGGTCAGGAGCTAGAAGATATAGCCGCATTATCTTTGATGATTGGACATATTCCTAATGCTGGGATTAAAACCTTTCATATCATGGATGAGCAGTTGCCAGACCTTGATAGTGCGCCCGATCGCTGGCAAGAATTAATTGGGGTGAGTGCCTATGAAGAAGAACCAAATTTTGTCATTCTCGCCGATCCGTTTTCCTTTGCCGTTAGTGATTTTTTGCGAGGTTTAGATTTTGCCTATCCCCAAGCAGTAAAAGTTGGAGGCATGGCAAGTAGTGGGGGCATTGGCGCAAATGCTTTATTTTGTAGCTCTGGCGATGGCAAGTATGGTATTTATCGCAGTGGTTCAGTGGGGGCAGCGATTTGGGGCAGTATCGTGATTGATGCGGTAGTATCTCAGGGCTGTCGTCCCATTGGGAAGCCTTTACAGATATCTGAATGCGATCGCAATATTATTATTTCCCTAGAGGATCAGTCGCCTTTAGTAGCGTTGCAAAATATAGTTAATGACTTGAGTGCCAGTGATCGGGACTTGGCGCAAAATTCTCTGTTTGTGGGCGTTGTTATGAATGAGTTTAAGCCCATTTTAGAGCAGGGGGATTTTTTAATTAGAAATATTATTGGCGTTGATCCTAGAAGTGGAGCGATCGCCGTTGCGGATCGAATGCGACCCGGACAAAGAATTCAATTACACCTTCGGGATCGACAGGCATCCGCAGCAGATTTAGAAGATGCCCTAATTCGTTACCAGACAGAGCATGAGCAAGGTAGTATTTGCGCCGCTTTGATGTTTGCCTGTGTGGGGCGGGGGGAAAAACTCTATGGCAAGTCGGGGTTTGATTCCAATCTCTTGCGTCAGTATGTGGGTAATATTCCGATTAGCGGGTTTTTCTGTGGTGGTGAAATTGGTCCAGTGGGCGGCACCACCTTTGTGCATGGCTATACGTCTTCCTTCGGCATTTTTCGAGATAAAAGCTAA
- a CDS encoding DUF3488 and DUF4129 domain-containing transglutaminase family protein, with amino-acid sequence MQTIPNPLRRFPPLDRLWQRLESLPIPETEESIPLRILVQILVFIGIAASDVAAGTNNSVWGIPLSAIGGVWGWYARRSKNVMVKFAIAIAMIVMLVVFLGKIVAQSEDTKLLLAGLLIQLQVLHSFDLPRRKDLGYSTVIGIILLGVAGTLSQTTVFGIWLLAFLAIALPVLVLDYRSRLGLSKHKLKISQAGGIPLRSLAGFLGLVLVMGLLIFILLPRLPGFQLRNFPVSANLNVQRQIPAGGIITRNQKNSQSNQTNGGNTGNGTSTDPNGTGTGGKNEVPLLPPLFAPEIDLASTQFLKLQLKPELVMRVRSQAELFWRVMAYDDYTGKGWKISRNQKPQIQTLRRSPFNYEFFIPPLPTASFSTKNTQEVIQTYTITTESFPNLVPAAYDPTHLYFPSDEIDRDVEGNIRAPGPLPLDLTYTVISQVPLRDRTLLSQAPKRYPRSIFNTYLDLPDTVDEDVRAKVLKIIAEATNVVGNKPLNLDNPYDQSLYLTQYLKQKFQIKNVAFDPAKGDIASQFITNRGGNPDHFATTLTVMLRSLNIPARYVVGFAPGKFNAFTGLYEVMNTDTQSVVEVFFPRYGWISFDPLPGRDLFPPSVDSDQTFSVLRQFWQWVAGTLPSPVTGFLAVIFSTIGKAIASGLAALVNWLASLGWVGIFIGVVILFGIGFLGWGLWQFYQWWSNRLKMQRLHPIARTYRQMLELLSERGIPKSKAQTPQEYFDQVKPKVSPEQASLIQQITVAYQDWYYGDHSISSTSLDRILQKLKGLKSSTSNKSGFNLTNLI; translated from the coding sequence ATGCAGACTATTCCTAATCCGCTCAGACGTTTTCCGCCTTTAGATCGGCTGTGGCAAAGGCTAGAATCTTTACCGATCCCCGAAACCGAAGAGTCTATTCCCCTCAGGATATTAGTCCAGATTTTGGTATTTATCGGCATTGCCGCAAGTGATGTAGCAGCAGGAACTAATAATAGTGTGTGGGGAATTCCCTTAAGTGCGATCGGTGGCGTGTGGGGTTGGTATGCACGGCGCAGTAAAAATGTAATGGTTAAGTTTGCGATCGCCATTGCCATGATTGTCATGCTGGTGGTATTTCTAGGGAAAATCGTTGCCCAGTCCGAAGATACAAAATTATTACTAGCAGGATTATTAATTCAACTTCAGGTGCTGCATAGCTTTGACCTACCTCGGCGTAAGGATTTAGGGTACTCCACGGTCATTGGCATTATCTTACTGGGTGTAGCAGGTACCCTGAGCCAGACTACGGTGTTTGGCATCTGGTTATTGGCATTTTTGGCGATCGCCCTGCCCGTATTAGTTTTAGATTATCGCTCACGGTTAGGACTATCTAAACATAAATTGAAAATTAGCCAAGCGGGGGGGATACCTTTGCGATCGCTGGCGGGATTTTTAGGGTTGGTATTGGTGATGGGCTTACTGATTTTTATCCTATTACCCAGATTACCCGGATTTCAGCTCCGTAACTTTCCTGTGAGTGCCAACTTAAATGTGCAGCGTCAAATCCCTGCGGGTGGAATTATTACCCGTAATCAAAAAAATTCCCAGTCTAATCAAACCAATGGTGGTAACACTGGCAATGGCACAAGTACCGATCCCAACGGTACAGGGACAGGGGGAAAAAATGAAGTACCTTTACTCCCACCCCTATTTGCGCCTGAAATTGATTTGGCATCTACGCAGTTCTTAAAATTGCAACTTAAACCTGAACTGGTGATGCGGGTGCGATCTCAGGCAGAATTATTTTGGCGAGTGATGGCTTACGATGACTACACGGGCAAGGGGTGGAAAATTTCCCGCAATCAGAAACCGCAAATTCAAACATTACGGCGATCGCCCTTTAACTATGAGTTCTTTATTCCGCCCCTACCTACAGCCAGTTTCAGTACGAAAAATACCCAAGAGGTAATTCAAACCTACACAATTACCACCGAGTCTTTTCCCAATTTAGTGCCTGCTGCCTACGATCCCACCCATTTATATTTTCCCAGTGATGAAATTGATCGAGATGTGGAAGGTAACATCCGTGCGCCTGGACCACTACCCTTGGATTTGACCTATACCGTAATTTCTCAGGTTCCCCTACGTGATCGCACTCTGCTAAGCCAAGCTCCAAAACGCTATCCCCGATCTATTTTCAATACATACTTAGATTTACCTGATACCGTAGATGAGGATGTGAGGGCTAAGGTTCTCAAAATTATTGCTGAGGCAACTAATGTGGTGGGAAATAAACCTCTAAATCTGGATAATCCCTACGATCAATCTTTGTATTTAACTCAATACCTCAAGCAAAAATTTCAAATCAAAAATGTGGCTTTCGATCCAGCTAAAGGTGATATTGCCTCTCAATTTATTACTAATCGTGGGGGTAATCCCGATCACTTTGCCACAACTTTGACTGTGATGTTGCGATCGCTTAATATTCCCGCTAGGTATGTGGTGGGCTTTGCTCCGGGTAAATTTAATGCCTTTACAGGACTGTACGAAGTCATGAATACAGATACCCAATCCGTGGTAGAGGTGTTTTTTCCTCGCTATGGTTGGATTTCTTTTGATCCCTTACCCGGTCGAGATTTATTTCCACCTAGTGTGGATTCCGATCAAACCTTTAGTGTCCTACGGCAGTTTTGGCAGTGGGTAGCGGGGACTTTACCTTCTCCAGTGACGGGATTCTTGGCAGTTATATTTAGCACAATTGGCAAGGCGATCGCTTCGGGATTAGCAGCTTTAGTTAACTGGTTGGCAAGTCTAGGTTGGGTAGGGATTTTCATTGGGGTTGTGATTTTATTTGGGATTGGGTTCCTTGGCTGGGGACTTTGGCAGTTTTATCAGTGGTGGAGCAATCGCCTGAAAATGCAAAGATTACATCCCATTGCCAGAACCTATAGACAAATGCTAGAGCTATTATCGGAACGGGGCATACCTAAGTCCAAGGCGCAAACGCCCCAAGAGTATTTTGATCAAGTTAAACCTAAAGTCAGCCCAGAACAAGCCTCACTAATTCAGCAAATCACTGTGGCATATCAAGACTGGTACTATGGCGACCACTCTATTTCATCCACTAGTCTTGATCGGATTTTGCAGAAATTAAAGGGCTTAAAGTCCTCTACTTCAAACAAATCTGGCTTTAATTTGACTAATTTAATCTAA
- a CDS encoding Hsp70 family protein, with product MTTIAIDFGTSNTVVCIQDPITDSPITLKFPSISRILGNINVIPSLVFVAESGEIMIGEQVRSQRLGFVQPQRLFQGFKRELVAEFRSPPLELDGTIYTAEAIATKFIETLWQQVLSQYQPTQVIFTAPVGAFESYLGWFRSLATSLELPAMRIVDESTAAALGYAVSSSASSMQSSPSALVLVIDFGGGTLDLSLVRTAKTDDQQTTLKAEVIAKADAYIGGIDIDLWLAEYFLAQLGKPREQVDGTGWLNLLEIAESMKIRVSTLGQVRESWFDDQNFFAYELQLTATDLAEILESRQLIEQVRQSLDEVLAIAYGKGVSKLEIQQVLMVGGSSQIRAVQDLVISYFGKSRVKLDRPLEAIGYGALAVGKFEAIQDYLHHGYGIRLWDNFTKSHYYYTLFERGTKHPCERSQPLILQGANNGQTEIRLEIGELADTAELELTYDAQGRMTSTRLQKHSDFRVLNYAQSLIKSLVKSDRSHVSLKLNPPAEMGIDRLEIKLAVNSQRILIGTVTDLLTQKVLMQAQPIAHLD from the coding sequence ATGACTACGATTGCGATCGATTTTGGTACGAGTAATACGGTTGTATGTATCCAAGACCCAATTACCGATAGTCCCATAACTCTAAAATTTCCCAGCATATCTCGCATTTTGGGTAATATTAACGTAATTCCCAGTTTGGTATTTGTGGCTGAGTCGGGGGAAATCATGATTGGGGAACAGGTGCGATCGCAAAGATTAGGATTTGTCCAACCCCAGAGGTTATTCCAAGGTTTTAAGCGGGAACTAGTAGCGGAGTTTCGGTCTCCACCCCTAGAACTTGATGGAACTATTTATACGGCGGAAGCGATCGCCACAAAATTTATCGAAACCCTTTGGCAGCAAGTTTTAAGCCAATATCAACCCACTCAAGTTATTTTTACGGCACCAGTGGGAGCGTTTGAGTCCTATTTAGGCTGGTTTCGTTCCTTGGCAACTAGTCTGGAATTACCAGCTATGCGGATTGTGGATGAGTCAACGGCGGCGGCTTTGGGTTATGCGGTTAGTTCTTCTGCCTCGTCTATGCAATCTTCTCCGTCAGCTTTAGTGTTAGTGATAGATTTTGGTGGCGGTACGCTGGATTTGAGCTTGGTACGGACTGCTAAAACTGACGATCAGCAAACTACCCTGAAAGCGGAAGTAATTGCCAAGGCTGATGCTTACATTGGTGGTATTGATATTGATCTGTGGCTGGCTGAATATTTTTTAGCACAACTGGGGAAACCCAGGGAGCAAGTTGATGGTACGGGCTGGTTGAATTTACTGGAAATTGCCGAAAGTATGAAAATACGGGTTTCTACCCTAGGACAAGTTAGAGAAAGTTGGTTTGATGATCAAAATTTCTTTGCCTATGAATTGCAGTTAACCGCAACGGATTTGGCGGAAATATTGGAAAGTCGGCAGTTAATTGAACAGGTGCGTCAGAGTTTAGATGAAGTGTTAGCGATTGCCTATGGTAAGGGAGTAAGTAAACTAGAAATTCAACAGGTGTTAATGGTGGGTGGGAGTTCACAAATTCGAGCGGTTCAAGATTTAGTCATTTCCTATTTTGGGAAATCTCGGGTGAAGTTGGATCGTCCCTTAGAAGCGATCGGCTATGGGGCTTTAGCGGTGGGGAAGTTTGAGGCAATTCAGGACTATTTACACCACGGTTATGGGATTCGGCTGTGGGATAACTTTACTAAATCTCACTACTACTACACCCTATTTGAGCGCGGTACAAAACATCCCTGTGAGCGATCGCAGCCTTTAATTTTACAAGGGGCAAACAATGGGCAAACGGAAATTCGCTTGGAAATTGGGGAATTAGCAGATACCGCCGAATTGGAATTAACCTATGATGCCCAAGGACGCATGACTAGTACCCGCTTACAAAAACATAGTGACTTTAGAGTTTTGAATTATGCCCAAAGTTTGATCAAAAGTCTTGTTAAAAGCGATCGTAGTCATGTCAGTTTAAAGCTAAATCCTCCCGCGGAAATGGGGATTGATCGCCTAGAGATTAAGTTAGCAGTGAATAGCCAAAGAATCTTAATTGGCACAGTTACGGATTTATTGACCCAAAAAGTATTAATGCAAGCGCAGCCGATCGCTCACTTAGATTAA